In the Anomalospiza imberbis isolate Cuckoo-Finch-1a 21T00152 chromosome 32, ASM3175350v1, whole genome shotgun sequence genome, one interval contains:
- the LOC137463961 gene encoding olfactory receptor 14J1-like: MCYDRYVSICNPLHYGTLLGSRACVHMAAAAWASAFLYSLLHTANTFSLPLCHGNVLGQFFCEIPHILKLSCSKSYLRELGLIAVSVCAAFGCFVFIVFSYVQIFRAVLRIPSEQGRHKAFSTCLPHLAVVSLFLSTVMFAHLKPPSMSSPSLDLALSVLYSVVPPALNPLIYSLRNQELKAAVWTLMTGCFQGH; this comes from the coding sequence atgtgctacgaccgctacgtgtccatctgcaatcCCCTGCACTatgggaccctcctgggcagcagagcttgtgtccacatggcagcagctgcctgggccagtgcctttctctattcactgctgcacacggccaatacattttccctgcccctgtgccatggcaatgtcctgggccagttcttctgtgaaatcccacacatcctcaagctctcctgctccaaatcctacctgagggaacttgggctcattgctgttagtgTGTGTGCagcatttggctgttttgtgttcattgttttctcctatgtgcagatcttcagggctgtgctgaggatcccctctgagcagggacggcacaaagccttttccacctgcctccctcacctggccgtggtctctctgttcctcagcactgtcATGTTTGCTCatctgaagcccccctccatgtcctccccatccctggatctggccctgtcagttctgtactcggtggtgcctccagccctgaaccccctcatctacagcctgaggaaccaggagctcaaggctgcagtgtggacactgatgactggatgctttcagggacATTAA